TTTCCCTTTCTCTTCCAGTTCAACCATAGAAACGGGCTTTTCAACAGCCTTGACTATGTCAAAATGATGAAAAGAAACCGCTGCCCCCAATGCAAACTGTTTCAAGGGCCTCCCGTGAACTGTACCCTCAGAATCCAACAAGGTAAATAAATCTCCAAGAGGGAGGGAAGTCATGATTTCTATAAAATTATCTGGGAATACAGCAGAAGATCGTGTCCTAGCTATCATAGGCCCATTGAAAAGGTTCAGCTTATAAATATCTTTGCGAAAAACGGCCGAGTATAGCAGGAACAAAAAAACGACATTCAAAGCAATGCTAAGAATCAGAGACTGCGACAACCATTTCCCTTGCCCTGACTTGCTCATTCTTTACAAGATCTCCCAGCTTGGAGCACAGAAACATTAAAACTCTTGCCACTATACATTCTCTCTCGTAAAATCTCCTATCAAAAACGTTTGCAGGCTATGCTCATCCCTCTACAGGCATTACAACGCTACTTTAGCTCCCCTATCTCTCTGAAAGAAATCCTCCGTGCCTGCGATGCCATCGGCATAGAGGTCACCATATCAGAAAATCGTGAAAAATCCTTCTCTGATGTTGTTGCTGTCAAAATTTTAGACGTTCAGCCGCACCCTAACGCGGAAAAACTACGAGTAGCGATGATCTATGACGGGGAGAATACTATTCAGGTCGTATGTGGCGCTCCTAACTGCCGGGAAGGAATTGTCACTGCCTTTGCAAGGGTAGGCGCTGTCTTAGTTTCGCCTGAGGGAGAACCTTATAAAATAAAAAAATCCAAAATCCGCGGTGTAGAGTCCTTCGGCATGTGCTGTTCTACTGCAGAATTGGGCATCACTGACGATAGTTCTGATGGAATCTTAGAACTACCTAACAGCACTTTGCTCGGAGAAGACCTCTCCACAATATTAGGGGATGTCTGTCTTGAACTGTCCCTTACTCCAAACCTAGGGCACTGCGCCTCTCTTTTGGGGGTGGCTAGAGAAATGGCCTTTGCCTCTGGAAAGAAGTTAGCAATCCCTCAAGAATGGAATTTTTCTCCTTTCCCAACCTTGCTCTGCCCCTCTTTTGAACGTGTGGATGAGGAGGCTTGTCCGCTCTTTGCTTACGCGGAAATTACGGGTGTTACTAACATGCCCTCCCCTAAGGGACTTCAAGAAACTTTAATTAAGTTAGGACAAAAACCTATCAATGCAATCGTAGACATCACTAACTACGTTATGCTCGGGTTGGGACAACCTCTACATGCTTACGATCAAAGATTCGTCGACGCAGATTCCTTGTCTGTCTCAAGATTAGATACTACACACAACGTGACAACGTTGCAAAACGAAGAAATATCTCTACCCGAATCTACCCTTGTTGTCAGAGACAATGAAAAAATTCTCGCTGTCGCTGGGGTCATCGGTTGTAAATCTTCCTCCGTACAGGAGTCTACAGACTCCATCGTCCTCGAGGCGGCCTATTTTTCCCCGAAGGCAGTTGGTGCAACCATAGCTTCAACAGGGTTACAAACAGAGGCTAGTTACAGATTCTCAAGAGGAATCGACCCAAAGAATGTGTTGCCATCTCTCTACGCAGCAATCCATCTTATCCTGGACATCTTTCCCCAAGCTAAAGTGCGACATGTCTATGTGTTGGAAAATGCCCCTTACGAAGCTAGGTTTGTACATCTAAGAGCTTCTCAGGCCAACCGCCTGTTAGGAATCAATCTTGACCAAAAAGAATGTTCTTCAAAGCTAGAAAGCTTAGGGTTTCAAGTTGTTAAAAAAGAAGAAGATAAACTTGTTATCGAAGTCCCTTCTTACCGTCATGACATCTCAAACGAAGCGGATTTAGTGGAAGAACTTTTTCGTTCTATAGGTTTTGAAGCTATTGCCCCCTCGCAAAAGACTATCACTTCCTCAAGGGTACGCGGGGCTTATCCCCCTAGTTATTCTTTAGCCCGTCAACTTGTGCAATCTCTGACAGGATTCGGGTTACTGGAATTTTACACGGAGGATCTTTTGGATCCTTCTTTCACTCATCTTTGTCCAGAAGCAATATCAAATGTTCACCTGTCAGGCTCAAAAAGTACATTACTACTGAGACCTTCGTTGTTTCCCGGATTACTATCGTGTGCGGCTAGAGCATTCAATCGTCGCCATCCCTTCTTTAGAGGATTCGAAATTGGAAAAATTTATAACAAAATCGACGAACGTTACCAGGAACGAGAAGTTTTAGGTCTAGTTCTAGGCGGAGAAGCCTCTCCTAACTCTTGGATACCCTCCAGCAAAGAACTATCTTTTTTCTCTATGAAGGGGTTAGTAGAAAAACTACTAGCAGATCTTGGCATCAACGGATTGTTGGATGTGGAGCCGTCTGATTCCCCTCTTTTCCATCCTTTTCAACAAGGAGTTCTAAAACTAAGAAAGAATGAATTGGGAATCCTCGGTACGGTCCATCCTAAACACTTAAGAAACCTGAGCATTTCTCAACCTGTGTTTTTTGCCGAGATTGTTTTAGATAAACTTTTGAAATTATCGCCCAAAGAACCCGCGCTTTACAAGCCCGTTCTTCCTTTCCCTTCGTCATTCAGAGACATCACCCTTACAGTTCCTGATAGGATTCTGGCGTCTACTTTGGTAAAAAAACTTTTATCTCTGAACTCTAAATGGCTTGAAAGTGTCACCGTTGTCAGTATATATCGTGATAGTAAGGATATTGATAGCAATGTCAGAAATATTTCCTTGCGATTAACTTTCCGAGGAAATACAAAAACCTTGTCTAATCAAGAAGTTGATGAAGAGTATAATTTACTCGTTACCTCGTTATACCAACAACTTGAGAGAGAATAACTTTATAGAATTTAGAAGATTATGCGTTTATTACTCGTTTTGTTACTTGGCTTGTCCTTCTCATCCCCATCTGCCCTTGGAGCGTCTAAAGATTCTTTGATTATGAAAGAAACATACCGTAACAACTACGGGATCATTGTTTCAAAACAAGAATGGGTAAGAAGAGGTAGGGATGGGACTGTTACAAAAGTATTAAAAGATGGTTCCGTTATTCATGAAGTATACTCCTCTGGGGCGTATCATGGGGAAGTGACTGTCACTTTCCCCCATAGTGAAACTGTAGCCCAAATAAAAACCTATGACATGGGCAGACTCCTATCTATAAAAACCTTTTTTGTAAACGGGCTGCCTGCTCGAGAGGAAGTTTTTAAAGAAGATGGATCCCACGTAACTTCCTTGTGGTCTGAAGGCAATGAAGCCGACACTATTACGACACCTTATTTTATCGAAACAGTCTCCGGAGGAAAAATTGTGGAAGGATTTTATTCCTCAAAGAATGGCAAATATACCTCTTCTATTTCTCAAGGAACTGGAATACGCTCTTCTTTTTCCAATGACAATGCCTTACTAACAGAAGAAGTTTTTAGAGACGGAGAATTAATAAAGTGTATTACTTTTTATTCTAACAGAGATCCTGAATCTATCGTACACTATGTCAATGGCTGCCCACATGGATTACGCCTAACCTACTTGATAGGTGGCATTCCGAATACGATTGAAGAATGGCGCTATGGATATCAAGACGGCATGACGACAGTGTTCAAGAATGGGTGCAAAGTTGCTGAAATTTCTTATGTCAAAGGATGTAAAGAAGGACTGGAACTCCGTTACAACGAAAGTGAAGCTATAGCAGAAGAGGTTTCTTGGAAAAATAATAATTTGCACGGAGTAAGGAAAATATACGCCGGGGATGTTTCCAAAAAGGAATGGTATCATCATGGCAAAGTTGTAACGAAAGCTAAATTTGAAAGGTTGAACAACCTCGCAGGATAACAATGTTTTCTTCTCCTTCGGAATTAGAACTTGTTTCGAAGCAAACCAAAAAGACGTTATTCCAAGCGTGCTCTCAAGGTTTGGTGCTGTCTGCTCACCCTCCTCTCCGAGTAATGGTTCGTTTTGATAGTCATACTCCCATGCGGAGTTTTCTCACAAGATCTCCAGTGTTTGCTTGCCTTTTCTTGGGGAGCTCGGCCCACCAGCCCATGGTTCAAACTGTCGACTGGCTGATCAATTACTCCTGTAAAAAATCTCAGGAACTGCCAAAGTGTTTTGAAAAAATTCCTTTATCTCTCCCACAGAAAACTGTTTTCAAGTTAATTGCTAACATCCCTTTTGGTGACAGTCTTCCGTCTAGGGAGATAGCTTCGAATGTTGGCATAAGCGTCGACGAAGTGGATGTTATCTGTAACACTAATCCTCTTCCCTTGTTTATCCCCTGCCACCGAGTCCACAGGCAATCCTATCCAGAACCTATTAAGAATTTTTACAGCAATCTGCAAACTTTCGAAAAAACAGGCAACTTAGTTAATCCCTGAGTCTTGGATCTAAAGCATCCCGCACACCGTCTCCAATAAGAGCTATAATGACAAGCAGCAGTGTTAACATTATAGCTGGAGGCCACAAAATACGACTCTCTGCAGGGAAAGCTGTTACTCCTTCTCTCATAAGAGCTCCCCAAGACGCAGAAGTTTCCTCACCTAGTCCTAGAAAAGTTAACCCTGCTTCGCAGCTGATCATTGCCATCATAGAAAATGGAAGAAGAGAAATTACAGGGAAAATTGCATTTGGTAAAATTTGACTAAACATAATATGGAGATGGCTACATCCCATACTTTTAGCGCACAACACGTAGGGAAGTTCTCGTTGCTTCAGAGTCTCCATTCGAACGTATCGACTAATCCCCGACCAACCAAACAGCCCCAAAATGATTGTATCAAGAAATAGGGACTTCACCCCTACAACAGACACGATAAGAAGCAAGATGAACAATACAGGCATAGTTTCCCATATTTCAGTAAAACGAGACAAAAGCATGTCTATTCTGCCACCAAAATACCCCGAAATGAGCCCTAAGGGAACACCTATACACAGAGCTAATAAAACTCCTACTCCTCCTACGGTAAGCGCTACACGAACACCAAAAATTAACGAGGCTAACAGATCTTTTTGATTAATACGTGATAACTGCCACCAAGAGACAATTTTATTCATGTCCCTAGATCCGCCTGAATCCTCTTCCCAATGGAAAACCGTTAGGAGGGGATTGATTAAAATTCTTAGCTGGCTAGACTCTTTTTCAATCCAAAGTCGTTTACTCTTAATAAAATCTACAGACCCCTGAAGTTTACCATAATCTTCAAGCACTTTTCTTATGGAGACTAATTTTTTTTGTGTCTGAGAAGAAAGATCAGAGACTTTTTGATACTGAGACTGCAGGTGGTGGAAGTCTCCTTCATGCCTATAGAAAGCCAAGTTCATGTCATGTTGGGCTTTTGACAACTCCATTAAATAGGGACGATACTCGTTAACAGCAACATCCCACTCAACACAAGCGACTTCGTAAGACGGCTTCAATTTTTCTAATCTACCATTCAGACGTTCTAAACAAGTTTTTTCGTTATACAGTTCCATTTGTCTCAATGTCGGCAACATCTTCTTTCCCGTCCTACCCTCAAAAGCTACACAATGCTTTTGTAAAGCAGCATCTTGTCTGATGCGGTACAACGAGCGAATCAGCAAACCTAGCTTTTCGTATGTGCTCATGAAACTTTTTTCGTAATCCCAGGTACGGAGCTCCTTAGGAAGGATAACTAAAGCATCATGACTCTCTACCTCCTTAGATGCATATAACCCTGTTGATCGTAATAACCTCAACTGCTCATCCCCAGAAGGATCTTTGACATACCCAGCATCCACGACAAAAAACAGAGCCAAATGAAGTATTGTCAATATAGCTAACGCTGTTCCTCGAATTTTCCCTCGTAGTAGTTTCCAAGAGAGAATAAAAAAAGGCAGTGAAAGCATCAGTACATTGAAGAAAATATCTATGGATTTTGTGTAATAACCTTTAAACAACAAGTATCGAAAGAGTGGCCAATAATACTCGCCATTCCAGTAAACAAGAACAGGCTTACCTGAAGCAAAAAGTGGGGCGTAAATGCCTACAATAGAAATGATCAGAAATAATTTAAAAGCTAGAGAAGCCAAGAAATTTTTCTTATACGCTCTTACAAAAGATTTTAGTGGAGAATCTACACTTGTCGTTTTGTTCAACTTGCCCATGCCTTCTACCTCCTCGCCTTATCAAATTGCACGCGGGGATCTAAAAAAGCATACGCTATGTCGCCAATCAAATAACCCAGCAAAGATAGTGTGGATCCTGCAAGCACAGAAAAAAGAACCACATTATGGTCTCGATTCAAAATAGCTTGGTAAAAGAACTTACCAAACCCATCTATGTTGAAGAGCGTTTCGACAACGAGAGCGCCTCCTAAAATAGAGCCCAGGGAAGAAGCCAAAGATGTCACTAACGAAGCTGCTGCGTTACGGCCAACATGCTTAACATAAATTTCTACATTGGAAATTCCTCTAGCGTATGCGGACCGAATGTAATCTTGATTCAAAATCTCCAGGAATACAGAGCGACTTAAACGGGACTGAGCAGCCAAAGCCCAATAGCTAACAGCTAGAAACGGCAAAAAACAATGCGTAACTACATCCAAAACTTTCCCCAAAGAAGTTAGTCCAGAAAAAACATCCGGAGAAGACTTGAGACCGCTATATGGCATAGGAATATTCGTGAAAGGAATATTCTTATTGATAACAAATTTATCTATGATCCAAGGAACAGCAACAAAAACAGGTACAGAAAATAAAACCAAAAACACGACGTTGAGAACGTGATCTATCCAACGATTTCTATTGATCGCCATGATCATACCAAATATCTGGCAAAGCACGAAAACCACGATCAGAGGCATTACAGAAAGAACTATTGAACATTGTATCCGAGAAAAAACCTCTGCGAGGACTGTACGATTGGGATCATTTCTCATCGTGCCAAAATCTAATTTCAAAACTCGAGATAAATACCCAGAAAATCGAGTTTCGAAAAAAAACACCTTCCATTTTTGTTTAGAATTGTAAGAAAAAGCCTCTATGCCTCCCTGGTCAGTGAACCACTGTTTCAAGTCTGACACTTTAAATTCCAAATCTTCAAGAGTATCTTGCCCTTTACTGAGTAAGGAAACTAGTTTTGTGTTAGACTCTGCTATCTCCTTGTTACGAGCTTTTTGTTCTGGAGATAATCCCGGACCTGTTATTCCTTGACGCAGCCCTCCTCGAATGAATAAATCTGCAGCAATATTTCGATACAAAAGACTTGCAGAACTATTGGAAGCTTCAAAAAGCAGTATGGGCATAATGAATTTGGCCCTATCCCCCCAGAACACCCTCAATTTTGACAACGAATCCCCTTTATGCTTTTTCTCTGGACCACCTTTGCTAGCTTCGACAGCATCAATTATGGAGTGGATGCCCGCTTGTACCTGTTTCAAAGAAATAGAGGGCCGCGCATTAAAAAGTATGGGTAAAGTTAAGCCATAGTGCTCACGAAACTGCAAATACCTATCAGGCCCTTTACACACACGAATCTTTTCAGATTTGCCCGCTTCTCCAGATCCATCAATAGCCTTATCCTCTAGGACATCCCCCGGAGCTAAATTTAAAATCACAAAGTTAACCAGGATAATTGAAAACAATGTGATAGGGAAAAAAAGAAGTCGTTTTAAGATATACCTAAACACCCTTCCTCCTTGCTAAGCCACGCCATAGAAAGATTCACAACGCCATCTTGGGCCTCAGGAATTAAATCCGTGTGCATTTTAGGAACAAAAATATTCTTCACGTAGTCTCTGTAAAGCAGTATGCTGTTCCTGGAGTACAAGAAAGTATAAGGAGCCTCCTCATGAATGATCTCATGAAATCTGTGATATAACTTCAGCCGCTTATCTTTATCATATTCGTAGCTTAGCTTTTCTATAATCTCATCTGCTTCCGGATTTTTAAATCCTACAGCATTCGCGGAGCCCTTCTCTAAAGCTCCCTCAGAATGCCAAAGAGCTCTAGGATCCTCGGGGGGAGGGCCTAAACACCACCCCATCAGGATGGCATCAAAATTTTTTTCTTCAAAAGCAAGGGAAAGGTCGGCTACATCAAGCCCTAAAAGACTGCAATCAACACCTATCTCCTTGCATGCAGTGGAAATATACTCTGCTATAGTGCGCGAGGTTACACTCTTCACGTAATAGCACAGACGAAACTGAAAAGGAACTACAACTCCATCTATCACTTTCTCTCGAATGCCATCTCCGTCCCTATCTATCCATCCAGACTCCTCCAAGAGTCGAGAGGCTTCTTCCGGAGAATAAGGCCACTCCTGCACGTTATGATTGTAAGACGGAGAATGTATAGAGAAGGGACCACTAATTGTGAACCCTTGTCCTCCAAGCACTTGATCTATAATGCGATTCCTATCTATGGCCATATTCATAGCCCTACGAACATCGCTATCCTGGAAGAATAAAGAAAAACAATTCCACCCAACATAAGAGTAGGCCTTATCCAGAGAAGACACCATACGAATCCCTTCGCCTTTCTCTGCTTGAGCCTGGTAAGAAGGACTTTTCATGAAGGATTCTAAATTATCCTTGTGGTTGGGAGGAAGATAAGCAATATCTATGTTCCCAGCTTTAAAATCTTGGAACAAAGAGTCTGTGCTGTCCCGCAAAAGTATTACTTTTTCTTCAACAAGAGCAGCCAATGGGTTGTAATAATCGGGGTTTCTTACAAATCGGATACGCTCGCTATCCATTCCAGAAAATATGT
This sequence is a window from Chlamydiifrater volucris. Protein-coding genes within it:
- a CDS encoding MGMT family protein; protein product: MFSSPSELELVSKQTKKTLFQACSQGLVLSAHPPLRVMVRFDSHTPMRSFLTRSPVFACLFLGSSAHQPMVQTVDWLINYSCKKSQELPKCFEKIPLSLPQKTVFKLIANIPFGDSLPSREIASNVGISVDEVDVICNTNPLPLFIPCHRVHRQSYPEPIKNFYSNLQTFEKTGNLVNP
- a CDS encoding ABC transporter permease, coding for MGKLNKTTSVDSPLKSFVRAYKKNFLASLAFKLFLIISIVGIYAPLFASGKPVLVYWNGEYYWPLFRYLLFKGYYTKSIDIFFNVLMLSLPFFILSWKLLRGKIRGTALAILTILHLALFFVVDAGYVKDPSGDEQLRLLRSTGLYASKEVESHDALVILPKELRTWDYEKSFMSTYEKLGLLIRSLYRIRQDAALQKHCVAFEGRTGKKMLPTLRQMELYNEKTCLERLNGRLEKLKPSYEVACVEWDVAVNEYRPYLMELSKAQHDMNLAFYRHEGDFHHLQSQYQKVSDLSSQTQKKLVSIRKVLEDYGKLQGSVDFIKSKRLWIEKESSQLRILINPLLTVFHWEEDSGGSRDMNKIVSWWQLSRINQKDLLASLIFGVRVALTVGGVGVLLALCIGVPLGLISGYFGGRIDMLLSRFTEIWETMPVLFILLLIVSVVGVKSLFLDTIILGLFGWSGISRYVRMETLKQRELPYVLCAKSMGCSHLHIMFSQILPNAIFPVISLLPFSMMAMISCEAGLTFLGLGEETSASWGALMREGVTAFPAESRILWPPAIMLTLLLVIIALIGDGVRDALDPRLRD
- the pheT gene encoding phenylalanine--tRNA ligase subunit beta, encoding MLIPLQALQRYFSSPISLKEILRACDAIGIEVTISENREKSFSDVVAVKILDVQPHPNAEKLRVAMIYDGENTIQVVCGAPNCREGIVTAFARVGAVLVSPEGEPYKIKKSKIRGVESFGMCCSTAELGITDDSSDGILELPNSTLLGEDLSTILGDVCLELSLTPNLGHCASLLGVAREMAFASGKKLAIPQEWNFSPFPTLLCPSFERVDEEACPLFAYAEITGVTNMPSPKGLQETLIKLGQKPINAIVDITNYVMLGLGQPLHAYDQRFVDADSLSVSRLDTTHNVTTLQNEEISLPESTLVVRDNEKILAVAGVIGCKSSSVQESTDSIVLEAAYFSPKAVGATIASTGLQTEASYRFSRGIDPKNVLPSLYAAIHLILDIFPQAKVRHVYVLENAPYEARFVHLRASQANRLLGINLDQKECSSKLESLGFQVVKKEEDKLVIEVPSYRHDISNEADLVEELFRSIGFEAIAPSQKTITSSRVRGAYPPSYSLARQLVQSLTGFGLLEFYTEDLLDPSFTHLCPEAISNVHLSGSKSTLLLRPSLFPGLLSCAARAFNRRHPFFRGFEIGKIYNKIDERYQEREVLGLVLGGEASPNSWIPSSKELSFFSMKGLVEKLLADLGINGLLDVEPSDSPLFHPFQQGVLKLRKNELGILGTVHPKHLRNLSISQPVFFAEIVLDKLLKLSPKEPALYKPVLPFPSSFRDITLTVPDRILASTLVKKLLSLNSKWLESVTVVSIYRDSKDIDSNVRNISLRLTFRGNTKTLSNQEVDEEYNLLVTSLYQQLERE
- a CDS encoding ABC transporter permease, translating into MFRYILKRLLFFPITLFSIILVNFVILNLAPGDVLEDKAIDGSGEAGKSEKIRVCKGPDRYLQFREHYGLTLPILFNARPSISLKQVQAGIHSIIDAVEASKGGPEKKHKGDSLSKLRVFWGDRAKFIMPILLFEASNSSASLLYRNIAADLFIRGGLRQGITGPGLSPEQKARNKEIAESNTKLVSLLSKGQDTLEDLEFKVSDLKQWFTDQGGIEAFSYNSKQKWKVFFFETRFSGYLSRVLKLDFGTMRNDPNRTVLAEVFSRIQCSIVLSVMPLIVVFVLCQIFGMIMAINRNRWIDHVLNVVFLVLFSVPVFVAVPWIIDKFVINKNIPFTNIPMPYSGLKSSPDVFSGLTSLGKVLDVVTHCFLPFLAVSYWALAAQSRLSRSVFLEILNQDYIRSAYARGISNVEIYVKHVGRNAAASLVTSLASSLGSILGGALVVETLFNIDGFGKFFYQAILNRDHNVVLFSVLAGSTLSLLGYLIGDIAYAFLDPRVQFDKARR
- a CDS encoding toxin-antitoxin system YwqK family antitoxin, which encodes MRLLLVLLLGLSFSSPSALGASKDSLIMKETYRNNYGIIVSKQEWVRRGRDGTVTKVLKDGSVIHEVYSSGAYHGEVTVTFPHSETVAQIKTYDMGRLLSIKTFFVNGLPAREEVFKEDGSHVTSLWSEGNEADTITTPYFIETVSGGKIVEGFYSSKNGKYTSSISQGTGIRSSFSNDNALLTEEVFRDGELIKCITFYSNRDPESIVHYVNGCPHGLRLTYLIGGIPNTIEEWRYGYQDGMTTVFKNGCKVAEISYVKGCKEGLELRYNESEAIAEEVSWKNNNLHGVRKIYAGDVSKKEWYHHGKVVTKAKFERLNNLAG
- a CDS encoding ABC transporter substrate-binding protein; the protein is MKKHFFFDRVLSILLFGALLLLYWSSDLLERDIKVVKGSVTDIKSDVRDIVSLIKQNQLDSYRSSSGNVQKKELWNLTSPCGFDGKNIGNPKLPNLLSPDPYVSSTLPALLGEKFLPKGVLRSANVCRPDNLSPFNGFENIVRMYEMCVPSLAAQHVGKYEKFAPELAVKIEERLLEDGSGDKEFHIYLRPDVFWHPINPNLFPKTFSLHPMFFEKKRVTAEDFKFFYDVVMNPYIADMRAVSLRACFEDIVSFVVHNDLEFSVRWKAHAVLGEEGQVTNKVQYAAFINTLCLQPLPSFVYKYFSSGEKIIPEDESEDTYRVNSVWAQNFSSHWALNYIVSCGPYIFSGMDSERIRFVRNPDYYNPLAALVEEKVILLRDSTDSLFQDFKAGNIDIAYLPPNHKDNLESFMKSPSYQAQAEKGEGIRMVSSLDKAYSYVGWNCFSLFFQDSDVRRAMNMAIDRNRIIDQVLGGQGFTISGPFSIHSPSYNHNVQEWPYSPEEASRLLEESGWIDRDGDGIREKVIDGVVVPFQFRLCYYVKSVTSRTIAEYISTACKEIGVDCSLLGLDVADLSLAFEEKNFDAILMGWCLGPPPEDPRALWHSEGALEKGSANAVGFKNPEADEIIEKLSYEYDKDKRLKLYHRFHEIIHEEAPYTFLYSRNSILLYRDYVKNIFVPKMHTDLIPEAQDGVVNLSMAWLSKEEGCLGIS